One window from the genome of Microbulbifer pacificus encodes:
- a CDS encoding pilus assembly protein PilM, producing the protein MGMLPFLNKGPKAMLGLDISSTSVKLLELSRSGDKYRVESYAAEPLPPNAVVDKNINDVGAIAEAIRKVVRRSKTRLRQAAVAVSGSAVITKTLEMPADLSDDALEAQIALEADQYIPYPLDEVNLDFEVQGPSERGEGQVEVLLAACRSENVEQRVSALTQAELQPGVVDVEAYAIERAYTLMENQFPAQEQLVVAVVDIGATMSALSVMVDGRIVYTREQLFGGRQLTDEIQRRYGLSSEEATLAKRQGGSGLPDDYYPEVLEPFRDAVVQQVTRSLQFFYSSTSYSDVDYILLGGGVAAMDGLAELVGQKLNKPTLVANPFRDMSVASRVNRQSLASEAPSLMIAAGLAMREREF; encoded by the coding sequence ATGGGGATGCTCCCTTTTCTCAACAAGGGCCCGAAAGCCATGCTTGGGCTCGATATTAGCTCCACCTCGGTAAAGTTGCTCGAACTGAGTCGCAGTGGCGACAAATACCGTGTGGAAAGCTATGCCGCCGAACCGCTGCCTCCGAACGCGGTAGTGGATAAGAATATCAATGACGTGGGTGCGATTGCGGAGGCCATCCGCAAGGTAGTGCGCCGCTCCAAGACCCGTTTGCGCCAGGCCGCAGTGGCGGTTTCCGGTTCCGCGGTGATCACCAAGACGCTGGAAATGCCGGCGGATCTCTCCGATGACGCGCTGGAAGCCCAGATCGCGCTGGAGGCCGACCAGTACATTCCCTACCCGCTGGATGAGGTCAACCTCGATTTTGAAGTCCAGGGCCCCTCCGAAAGAGGTGAAGGCCAGGTCGAGGTGCTGCTGGCGGCGTGTCGCAGCGAAAATGTGGAGCAGCGGGTTTCTGCGCTGACCCAGGCGGAACTGCAGCCCGGTGTGGTGGATGTGGAGGCCTACGCCATCGAGCGCGCCTATACCCTGATGGAAAACCAGTTTCCCGCACAGGAGCAGCTGGTGGTGGCGGTTGTAGACATTGGCGCCACCATGAGCGCGCTGTCGGTGATGGTCGATGGCCGTATCGTGTACACCCGCGAACAGCTGTTCGGCGGTCGCCAGCTCACCGATGAGATCCAGCGCCGCTACGGTCTGTCGTCGGAAGAGGCCACACTGGCCAAGCGTCAGGGTGGCAGCGGTCTGCCGGATGATTACTACCCGGAGGTGCTGGAGCCGTTCCGCGACGCGGTGGTGCAGCAGGTAACCCGCTCCCTGCAGTTCTTCTACTCGTCTACCTCCTACAGCGATGTGGATTACATCCTGCTCGGCGGCGGTGTCGCCGCCATGGATGGTCTCGCCGAGCTGGTGGGACAGAAACTGAACAAGCCCACCCTGGTGGCCAACCCGTTCCGGGATATGAGTGTGGCATCCCGCGTTAACCGCCAGTCACTGGCCAGTGAAGCGCCATCGCTGATGATTGCCGCCGGTCTCGCGATGCGCGAGAGGGAATTCTAA
- a CDS encoding penicillin-binding protein 1A has product MTEKARNRLLSLLWLALAGAAAGAMALSSIYMYLKPGLPSVESLRDIRLQTPLRIYSADMKLIGEFGEKRRSPITIEQTPEMFIKAILAAEDDTFYSHSGVSIKGLMRAFRQLVASGSIQSGGSTLTMQVARNFFLTREQRFIRKFNEILLSLQIEQELSKDEILALYINKIFLGNRAYGFQAAAHVYYGKDINELNLAQWAMMAGLPKAPSTYNPLANPSRALVRRNWILKRMLDLGYIGSDDYKNSITAPVTARYHGRDLDMSAPYVAEMARKEAVDLFGDAAYTDGYQVITTVDSKLQDAARTALQKGLETYDGRHGYRGPEQRLDPELLADNDQLVDLLQEIPVLGGLQPAVVTAVAARSIRVQLRDRRVVEIPWDRGLSSIRPYISENARGASLKSADEMFAPGDVVRVRRVVISAEQVAEEQKKARNAAMESAADSLAEAGITEDPFSTPDGLSEEEALEAPQAREEWHITQVPTAQGALVSLQPEDGAIRALVGGYDFRQSHFNRVTQAARQPGSSFKPFIYSAAIERGYTAASIINDAPIIFEQTNLQDVWRPENDGGDFLGPTRLRKALYMSRNMVSIRLLQSLGLDRALTFVEGFGFERDKLARNLSIALGSSALTPLEMVRGYAAFANGGFRIEPYLVNQVLDVHGDTVYQALPLTVCQDCPEIGEERGPEPEPIDLQALRQETVMSSEEREPIELRTLPVAPLQADEQARPRAPRAMSAETAYIMDSMLKDVIKLGTGRKALVMKRGDIAGKTGTTNGPRDAWFSGYSPYLATSTWVGFDDNTPIGRNEYGGSAALPIWIDFMSTALEGLPERHLAQPDTIVTMRINPRTGLRTSSGGIFEIFRADKVPGRETYSNYPSIYSDNPDTPSASEQQAQEGLPEEIF; this is encoded by the coding sequence ATGACCGAAAAAGCCCGCAACCGCCTGCTGTCCCTGTTGTGGCTGGCTCTGGCCGGTGCCGCCGCCGGCGCCATGGCACTCTCCAGCATTTATATGTACCTCAAGCCGGGCCTGCCCTCGGTAGAGAGTCTGCGCGATATCCGCCTGCAGACGCCACTGCGTATCTATTCCGCGGATATGAAGCTCATCGGTGAGTTCGGGGAGAAACGCCGCAGCCCGATTACCATCGAACAGACCCCGGAGATGTTCATCAAGGCCATTCTGGCGGCGGAAGATGACACCTTTTATTCCCACAGCGGTGTCTCCATCAAAGGCCTGATGCGCGCATTTCGGCAGCTGGTGGCGAGCGGCTCCATCCAGTCCGGCGGCAGCACGCTCACCATGCAGGTGGCGCGCAACTTCTTCCTGACCCGGGAACAGCGTTTCATCCGCAAATTCAACGAAATCCTGCTTTCACTTCAGATTGAGCAAGAACTCAGCAAGGACGAGATTCTCGCCCTCTACATCAACAAGATCTTCCTCGGCAACCGCGCCTACGGCTTCCAGGCCGCCGCCCATGTGTACTACGGCAAAGATATCAACGAGCTGAACCTGGCCCAGTGGGCGATGATGGCCGGCCTGCCCAAGGCGCCATCCACGTATAACCCGCTGGCCAACCCCTCGCGCGCACTGGTGCGGCGCAACTGGATCCTGAAACGCATGCTGGACCTGGGTTACATAGGTTCGGACGATTACAAGAACTCCATTACCGCTCCAGTCACCGCCCGCTACCACGGCCGCGACCTGGACATGAGTGCTCCCTATGTGGCGGAAATGGCGCGCAAGGAGGCCGTTGACCTGTTTGGCGACGCCGCCTATACCGACGGCTACCAGGTCATCACTACCGTCGACAGCAAATTGCAGGACGCCGCGCGCACTGCCCTGCAAAAGGGCCTTGAGACCTATGACGGTCGCCACGGCTACCGCGGCCCGGAGCAGCGCCTGGATCCGGAGCTGCTGGCGGACAATGACCAGCTGGTAGACCTGCTGCAGGAAATTCCGGTACTCGGAGGTCTGCAGCCTGCGGTAGTGACCGCGGTTGCGGCTCGGAGTATCCGTGTACAACTGCGCGATCGGCGTGTCGTCGAAATTCCATGGGATCGCGGTCTCAGTAGCATCCGGCCCTATATTTCTGAAAACGCCCGTGGCGCGAGCCTCAAGTCCGCCGATGAAATGTTTGCCCCCGGCGATGTGGTACGCGTGCGTCGTGTCGTGATCTCCGCCGAACAGGTGGCAGAAGAGCAGAAAAAGGCACGCAATGCGGCGATGGAAAGCGCCGCCGACAGCCTCGCCGAGGCGGGAATCACCGAAGACCCATTCTCCACGCCGGACGGACTTTCCGAGGAGGAGGCCCTCGAAGCACCCCAGGCCCGGGAGGAATGGCATATCACCCAGGTTCCGACCGCCCAGGGTGCATTGGTTTCACTGCAGCCGGAGGATGGCGCTATCCGTGCGCTGGTCGGTGGCTACGATTTCCGCCAGAGCCACTTCAACCGTGTTACCCAGGCGGCACGTCAACCCGGCTCCAGCTTCAAGCCATTCATCTATTCGGCGGCGATCGAGCGCGGCTACACTGCGGCCAGTATCATCAACGACGCCCCCATCATCTTTGAACAGACCAATCTGCAGGACGTGTGGCGACCGGAGAACGACGGCGGCGATTTCCTCGGCCCCACCCGTCTGCGCAAAGCGCTGTATATGTCGCGCAACATGGTCTCCATTCGCCTGTTGCAATCCCTCGGTCTGGACCGCGCACTCACCTTTGTCGAGGGGTTCGGCTTTGAACGCGACAAGCTCGCGCGCAACCTCTCCATCGCCCTCGGCAGCTCCGCGCTGACTCCGCTGGAAATGGTGCGCGGCTATGCGGCCTTCGCCAATGGCGGCTTCCGCATCGAACCATATCTGGTAAATCAGGTGCTGGATGTCCACGGTGACACCGTGTATCAGGCGTTGCCCCTGACCGTGTGTCAGGACTGCCCGGAAATCGGTGAAGAACGCGGCCCGGAGCCCGAGCCCATCGACCTGCAGGCGCTCCGCCAGGAAACGGTAATGTCATCGGAAGAGCGCGAACCCATCGAGCTGCGCACACTGCCAGTGGCCCCCCTGCAGGCCGACGAGCAGGCGCGCCCGCGCGCGCCGCGCGCCATGTCAGCGGAAACGGCCTACATCATGGATTCCATGTTGAAGGACGTAATCAAGCTCGGTACCGGGCGCAAGGCGCTGGTAATGAAGCGCGGTGATATTGCCGGCAAGACCGGTACTACCAACGGCCCGCGCGACGCCTGGTTCTCCGGCTACAGCCCCTATCTGGCCACCAGCACCTGGGTCGGGTTTGACGACAACACACCCATCGGTCGCAATGAATACGGTGGCTCAGCGGCACTGCCAATCTGGATAGATTTTATGAGCACGGCGCTGGAAGGCCTGCCCGAGCGCCACCTGGCACAACCGGACACCATCGTCACCATGCGTATCAATCCGCGCACCGGGTTGCGCACCTCAAGCGGAGGTATTTTCGAAATCTTCCGCGCCGACAAGGTGCCGGGACGGGAGACATACAGTAACTACCCCTCCATCTATTCCGATAACCCGGACACCCCCTCCGCCAGCGAGCAGCAGGCCCAGGAAGGCCTGCCGGAGGAAATCTTCTGA
- a CDS encoding chemotaxis protein CheW: MSGSDALPTTELPQEVSSLLLPLADGHLLVPVDTLSEIIALQSPVSAFDAPDWYMGELHWRELRLPLVSFEVMRGNPMPVLRSNCRIAVLSSGNGEGDLPFFAVVLQGTPRLVRVTPDELAGREGDCAMGELMHVALSGEAAVIPDLSAIEEACLAYRSRR; this comes from the coding sequence ATGAGTGGATCAGACGCCCTGCCCACCACCGAACTGCCACAGGAAGTCAGCAGTCTGCTGTTGCCGCTGGCGGACGGCCATCTGCTGGTACCGGTGGATACCCTGTCTGAAATCATCGCCCTGCAGAGCCCGGTTTCCGCGTTCGATGCCCCCGACTGGTATATGGGTGAGCTGCACTGGCGCGAGCTGCGCCTGCCGCTGGTGTCGTTCGAGGTCATGCGCGGCAACCCCATGCCGGTGCTGCGCAGCAATTGCCGTATTGCCGTGTTGAGCAGTGGCAACGGTGAGGGCGATCTGCCGTTTTTTGCCGTGGTGCTGCAGGGTACCCCTCGCCTGGTACGGGTCACTCCCGATGAGTTGGCGGGGCGGGAAGGCGACTGCGCCATGGGCGAGTTGATGCACGTGGCGCTGTCCGGGGAAGCGGCGGTCATTCCCGATCTGTCTGCTATTGAGGAAGCTTGCCTGGCGTACCGCAGTCGCCGTTGA